From Pandoraea vervacti, the proteins below share one genomic window:
- a CDS encoding agmatine deiminase family protein: MPPEWHPHAACWMAWPGKTVIDGARRQHVLGELARIAHAIALFEPVHVAVDPACLDEAHRALPANASLYPMPVDDHWMRDTGPTFLLDDALCAHALCWNFNGWGGTASQVIDADVHVAARVASAIGAHTPMGCCAAPIVAEGGSLLVDGEGTLIVTETSILNENRNPGLTRCEAEAVFRHWLGVTHTVWLPGSKLDAITDGHVDGIASFVRPGTLLVTGAHGDDEWAREARENLRALLLARDAKGRHFDIGLLRAPDFDALPDELAHDADFAPEYVNFYLPNGGVVMASFGDAVADTHARNVVQQAFPMRRVVQLPLRAIATRAGGIHCCTQQQPAAVLS, translated from the coding sequence ATGCCCCCCGAATGGCACCCTCACGCCGCCTGCTGGATGGCATGGCCCGGCAAGACCGTGATCGACGGCGCCCGACGACAGCACGTGCTCGGCGAACTGGCGCGTATCGCACATGCCATCGCGTTGTTCGAACCGGTGCATGTCGCCGTCGATCCGGCCTGTCTGGACGAAGCGCATCGCGCCCTGCCCGCGAATGCCTCCCTTTATCCCATGCCTGTCGATGACCACTGGATGCGCGACACCGGCCCGACGTTTCTGCTCGACGATGCGCTTTGCGCGCACGCGTTATGTTGGAACTTCAACGGTTGGGGAGGGACAGCGAGTCAGGTCATTGACGCCGACGTGCACGTGGCCGCGCGGGTCGCAAGTGCGATCGGCGCGCACACCCCCATGGGTTGCTGCGCAGCGCCCATCGTGGCTGAGGGCGGATCGCTGCTCGTCGACGGCGAAGGCACGCTGATCGTGACCGAAACCTCCATCCTCAACGAGAATCGCAATCCGGGCCTGACGCGTTGCGAGGCGGAGGCGGTCTTTCGTCACTGGTTGGGCGTGACACATACGGTCTGGTTGCCCGGATCGAAGCTCGACGCGATCACCGACGGACACGTCGACGGCATTGCCAGCTTCGTGCGGCCGGGCACACTGCTCGTCACCGGCGCGCACGGCGACGACGAGTGGGCGCGTGAGGCACGCGAGAATCTGCGCGCCCTGCTCCTGGCGCGCGACGCCAAAGGGCGTCACTTCGACATTGGCCTGCTGCGCGCGCCGGACTTCGACGCCCTGCCCGACGAACTCGCGCACGACGCCGACTTCGCGCCGGAATATGTCAATTTCTACCTGCCGAACGGGGGTGTGGTGATGGCCTCCTTTGGCGATGCGGTGGCCGACACGCATGCGCGCAACGTCGTGCAACAGGCATTCCCCATGCGACGCGTCGTGCAATTGCCGCTGCGCGCCATTGCGACACGCGCAGGCGGCATCCATTGCTGCACGCAGCAGCAGCCGGCGGCCGTGCTGTCGTAA